In Haliotis asinina isolate JCU_RB_2024 chromosome 15, JCU_Hal_asi_v2, whole genome shotgun sequence, one DNA window encodes the following:
- the LOC137265212 gene encoding uncharacterized protein isoform X2, which yields MRRRHRSGGRIMLRGKPALLVLAILLLVGTLVAYYSWNQGSSVTSNSRFEKYRQVGGFKQRNMGKKYKSQDGPQMQDPPNFENRMFKGKNKYGGIHQMPLEPPKQFGSDEELERGMDVESRFREDTDDRDGRDNNKDKDLKEDPRKDFKIKEDVKDDPRSNFQDFSEKKTGGILYPQLYVKPDAVMTERFRRMEHIVHVDLKGAPPKIDYLISLFPLMVKLGATGLLLEYEDMFPYNNELQILAANNAYNRDDIKRLLDAAKVNKLKVIPLVQTFGHMEFVLKYPKYQHLRESADTPQVITPVLLGSYELINKIIEQMMSLHQESPYVHIGCDEVYELGRGLTADYMKKHNITKYQLFLQHVKKVAEFVRTKFPKTKVIMWDDELRHMPDRLIEQSGLGSKVELMVWSYTPHPSERFPKDMWAKYSKHFSGVWAASSFKGATGSAQFFTNVSYHLENHINWIQLVRQIKDILPLEKFRGFAMTGWQRYDHFATLCELFPSSIPSMAVNLMAIQNGGFTADIHNVTSKMLRCSKLIELDFPKKVNNSYIISQDCKFPGSMFYYAVQQLWGDMDKYHSDIGLQSRIEGWMTNYHVKNQFSNPGQMKVLKKKLGKILDKLKKLEIPVRESLKSVFDRETIEEWVQVHLIQRIDDLQDKYNKADMLLQKKVWNKRPSAAGTSLKPVMKDISQGYREQQRQQQQQQQQQQQQQQQGRFGNNVVFRQGQSKVNGQVGNQNGYQRQSQDQRIIKTQNNVGNTQNFPERNGLPNNPFGAQQTFGQRSQTSNLNNPLGITNQNQKPFGQNAFRQSNFPAQKQNVGTDEKRQFNNGDKPRHLMGNNTFQTYKAGGSPKGPPAALPGNNKPLDSIYLQRAKGFQNGGGDPLKRGDEVRGQRGDAVRGQQQFEKKDNQMTGLRKEELYDAKRKNALSGSKSMQGESKLTDNKRPLFRVVEGKKQFGDVNKESVNEKGFDYNDEEEEIVQKELRRGWKSK from the exons ATGCGTAGGCGACACCGGAGTGGAGGAAGAATCATGTTGAGGGGGAAGCCAGCACTGTTGGTTCTGGCAATACTCCTGCTAGTTGGGACATTGGTTGCATATTACTCCTGGAATCAGGGCTCCTCTGTCACCTCTAACTCTAGGTTTGAGAAATATCGTCAAGTTGGTGGTTTCAAGCAAAGGAACATGGGCAAGAAGTACAAGTCTCAAGATGGCCCTCAGATGCAGGACCCTCCCAACTTTGAGAACCGGATGTTCAAGGGCAAGAACAAGTATGGGGGGATCCATCAGATGCCACTGGAACCTCCAAAACAATTTGGATCTGACGAGGAACTTGAAAGAGGAATGGATGTGGAATCCAGGTTCAGAGAAGATACTGACGACAGAGATGGTAGAGATAATAACAAGGACAAAGATCTGAAGGAAGATCCAAGGAAAGACTTCAAAATAAAGGAAGATGTGAAAGACGATCCCAGGAGCAATTTCCAGGATTTCAGTGAGAAGAAAACTGGAGGTATTCTGTATCCACAGTTGTACGTCAAGCCGGATGCTGTGATGACTGAACGCTTCAGAAGGATGGAACACATAGTCCATGTTGATTTGAAAGGGGCTCCTCCCAAGATCGATTATCTCATTAGTCTTTTCCCTCTAATGGTTAAGctgggagctacaggtttgCTGTTGGAATATGAAGATATGTTTCCCTATAATAATGAACTCCAGATCCTTGCTGCAAATAATGCCTACAACAGGGATGATATTAAACGTCTGCTTGATGCTGCCAAGGTGAATAAACTGAAAGTCATCCCACTTGTTCAGACATTTGGTCATATGGAGTTTGTTCTGAAGTATCCCAAGTATCAACACTTGCGAGAATCAGCAGACACACCACAAGTGATCACTCCTGTCCTGCTTGGGTCGTATGAGCTCATCAATAAGATAATTGAGCAGATGATGTCCCTCCACCAAGAGTCTCCCTATGTCCATATAGGCTGTGATGAAGTTTACGAGTTGGGGAGAGGCTTGACGGCCGATTACATGAAGAAACACAACATCACCAAGTACCAGTTGTTCCTCCAGCATGTCAAGAAGGTGGCAGAGTTTGTGAGAACCAAGTTCCCCAAGACCAAAGTTATCATGTGGGATGATGAGTTACGTCATATGCCAGACCGCTTGATTGAG CAATCAGGGTTGGGAAGCAAGGTAGAGTTGATGGTGTGGAGCTACACTCCCCATCCCAGTGAGAGATTCCCCAAGGATATGTGGGCCAAGTACAGCAAGCACTTCTCTGGAGTGTGGGCAGCCTCGTCCTTCAAGGGAGCCACGGGGAGTGCCCAGTTCTTCACCAATGTCTCCTATCACCTTGAGAACCACATCAACTGGATTCAGCTTGTGAGGCAAATCAAGGACATTCTGCCTTTGGAAAAGTTCCGAGGATTTGCAATGACTGGATGGCAGAGGTATGATCACTTTGCCACCTTGTGTGAACTATTTCCATCTTCAATTCCATCAATGGCTGTCAACCTAATGGCCATTCAAAATGGTGGGTTCACAGCAGACATACACAATGTCACCAGCAAGATGCTCAGGTGTAGTAAATTGATTGAGCTTGATTTTCCAAAGAAAGTAAATAATTCATACATCATATCTCAAGACTGCAAGTTCCCTGGAAGTATGTTCTACTATGCGGTGCAGCAGTTGTGGGGAGACATGGACAAATATCACAGTGATATTGGCCTTCAGTCGAGAATTGAGGGCTGGATGACTAACTACCATGTAAAGAACCAGTTCTCAAACCCAGGACAGATGAAAGTTTTGAAGAAGAAGCTTGGCAAGATTCTGGATAAGCTTAAGAAGCTTGAGATTCCTGTACGTGAATCTTTGAAGAGTGTTTTTGATAGAGAGACGATTGAGGAATGGGTTCAAGTGCATCTGATTCAGAGAATTGATGATTTACAGGATAAGTACAACAAGGCAGACATGCTGCTACAAAAGAAAGTGTGGAATAAACGACCCTCAGCAGCTGGAACTTCGCTGAAGCCAGTGATGAAAGATATCTCTCAGGGTTATAGGGAGCAGCAGcgacaacagcagcagcagcagcagcagcaacaacaacagcagcagcagggACGTTTTGGCAATAATGTGGTTTTTAGGCAGGGTCAGTCAAAGGTTAATGGTCAGGTGGGCAACCAGAATGGATACCAGCGACAGTCACAAGACCAAAGGATTATTAAGACACAGAATAATGTTGGAAACACCCAGAATTTCCCTGAACGGAATGGACTACCAAACAATCCATTTGGGGCACAACAAACGTTCGGCCAGCGCTCTCAAACCAGTAACTTGAATAATCCTTTGGGCATTACAAACCAAAATCAGAAACCTTTTGGACAGAATGCTTTTCGTCAAAGTAATTTCCCAGCTCAGAAACAGAATGTTGGAACAGATGAAAAGAGGCAGTTCAATAATGGAGACAAACCCAGACATCTGATGGGAAATAATACGTTCCAGACATACAAGGCTGGCGGCTCTCCAAAGGGACCACCTGCTGCTTTACCTGGAAACAACAAACCCCTGGATAGCATCTACCTTCAGAGAGCTAAGGGCTTCCAAAATGGAGGAGGTGACCCTTTGAAAAGAGGTGATGAAGTCAGAGGGCAGCGAGGTGATGCAGTTAGAGGGCAGCAACAGTTTGAGAAAAAGGACAATCAGATGACTGGACTAAGGAAAGAAGAACTTTATGATGCAAAGAGAAAAAATGCTCTTAGCGGGAGTAAGTCTATGCAAGGAGAAAGCAAGCTGACTGACAATAAAAGACCACTGTTTAGGGTGGTTGAGGGGAA
- the LOC137265212 gene encoding uncharacterized protein isoform X1, translating to MERDRSKERHRCRRWLTRIQIYMRRRHRSGGRIMLRGKPALLVLAILLLVGTLVAYYSWNQGSSVTSNSRFEKYRQVGGFKQRNMGKKYKSQDGPQMQDPPNFENRMFKGKNKYGGIHQMPLEPPKQFGSDEELERGMDVESRFREDTDDRDGRDNNKDKDLKEDPRKDFKIKEDVKDDPRSNFQDFSEKKTGGILYPQLYVKPDAVMTERFRRMEHIVHVDLKGAPPKIDYLISLFPLMVKLGATGLLLEYEDMFPYNNELQILAANNAYNRDDIKRLLDAAKVNKLKVIPLVQTFGHMEFVLKYPKYQHLRESADTPQVITPVLLGSYELINKIIEQMMSLHQESPYVHIGCDEVYELGRGLTADYMKKHNITKYQLFLQHVKKVAEFVRTKFPKTKVIMWDDELRHMPDRLIEQSGLGSKVELMVWSYTPHPSERFPKDMWAKYSKHFSGVWAASSFKGATGSAQFFTNVSYHLENHINWIQLVRQIKDILPLEKFRGFAMTGWQRYDHFATLCELFPSSIPSMAVNLMAIQNGGFTADIHNVTSKMLRCSKLIELDFPKKVNNSYIISQDCKFPGSMFYYAVQQLWGDMDKYHSDIGLQSRIEGWMTNYHVKNQFSNPGQMKVLKKKLGKILDKLKKLEIPVRESLKSVFDRETIEEWVQVHLIQRIDDLQDKYNKADMLLQKKVWNKRPSAAGTSLKPVMKDISQGYREQQRQQQQQQQQQQQQQQQGRFGNNVVFRQGQSKVNGQVGNQNGYQRQSQDQRIIKTQNNVGNTQNFPERNGLPNNPFGAQQTFGQRSQTSNLNNPLGITNQNQKPFGQNAFRQSNFPAQKQNVGTDEKRQFNNGDKPRHLMGNNTFQTYKAGGSPKGPPAALPGNNKPLDSIYLQRAKGFQNGGGDPLKRGDEVRGQRGDAVRGQQQFEKKDNQMTGLRKEELYDAKRKNALSGSKSMQGESKLTDNKRPLFRVVEGKKQFGDVNKESVNEKGFDYNDEEEEIVQKELRRGWKSK from the exons ATGGAAAGGGACCGGTCCAAGGAACGGCACCGGTGTCGGCGATGGCTGACAAGGATACAG ATATACATGCGTAGGCGACACCGGAGTGGAGGAAGAATCATGTTGAGGGGGAAGCCAGCACTGTTGGTTCTGGCAATACTCCTGCTAGTTGGGACATTGGTTGCATATTACTCCTGGAATCAGGGCTCCTCTGTCACCTCTAACTCTAGGTTTGAGAAATATCGTCAAGTTGGTGGTTTCAAGCAAAGGAACATGGGCAAGAAGTACAAGTCTCAAGATGGCCCTCAGATGCAGGACCCTCCCAACTTTGAGAACCGGATGTTCAAGGGCAAGAACAAGTATGGGGGGATCCATCAGATGCCACTGGAACCTCCAAAACAATTTGGATCTGACGAGGAACTTGAAAGAGGAATGGATGTGGAATCCAGGTTCAGAGAAGATACTGACGACAGAGATGGTAGAGATAATAACAAGGACAAAGATCTGAAGGAAGATCCAAGGAAAGACTTCAAAATAAAGGAAGATGTGAAAGACGATCCCAGGAGCAATTTCCAGGATTTCAGTGAGAAGAAAACTGGAGGTATTCTGTATCCACAGTTGTACGTCAAGCCGGATGCTGTGATGACTGAACGCTTCAGAAGGATGGAACACATAGTCCATGTTGATTTGAAAGGGGCTCCTCCCAAGATCGATTATCTCATTAGTCTTTTCCCTCTAATGGTTAAGctgggagctacaggtttgCTGTTGGAATATGAAGATATGTTTCCCTATAATAATGAACTCCAGATCCTTGCTGCAAATAATGCCTACAACAGGGATGATATTAAACGTCTGCTTGATGCTGCCAAGGTGAATAAACTGAAAGTCATCCCACTTGTTCAGACATTTGGTCATATGGAGTTTGTTCTGAAGTATCCCAAGTATCAACACTTGCGAGAATCAGCAGACACACCACAAGTGATCACTCCTGTCCTGCTTGGGTCGTATGAGCTCATCAATAAGATAATTGAGCAGATGATGTCCCTCCACCAAGAGTCTCCCTATGTCCATATAGGCTGTGATGAAGTTTACGAGTTGGGGAGAGGCTTGACGGCCGATTACATGAAGAAACACAACATCACCAAGTACCAGTTGTTCCTCCAGCATGTCAAGAAGGTGGCAGAGTTTGTGAGAACCAAGTTCCCCAAGACCAAAGTTATCATGTGGGATGATGAGTTACGTCATATGCCAGACCGCTTGATTGAG CAATCAGGGTTGGGAAGCAAGGTAGAGTTGATGGTGTGGAGCTACACTCCCCATCCCAGTGAGAGATTCCCCAAGGATATGTGGGCCAAGTACAGCAAGCACTTCTCTGGAGTGTGGGCAGCCTCGTCCTTCAAGGGAGCCACGGGGAGTGCCCAGTTCTTCACCAATGTCTCCTATCACCTTGAGAACCACATCAACTGGATTCAGCTTGTGAGGCAAATCAAGGACATTCTGCCTTTGGAAAAGTTCCGAGGATTTGCAATGACTGGATGGCAGAGGTATGATCACTTTGCCACCTTGTGTGAACTATTTCCATCTTCAATTCCATCAATGGCTGTCAACCTAATGGCCATTCAAAATGGTGGGTTCACAGCAGACATACACAATGTCACCAGCAAGATGCTCAGGTGTAGTAAATTGATTGAGCTTGATTTTCCAAAGAAAGTAAATAATTCATACATCATATCTCAAGACTGCAAGTTCCCTGGAAGTATGTTCTACTATGCGGTGCAGCAGTTGTGGGGAGACATGGACAAATATCACAGTGATATTGGCCTTCAGTCGAGAATTGAGGGCTGGATGACTAACTACCATGTAAAGAACCAGTTCTCAAACCCAGGACAGATGAAAGTTTTGAAGAAGAAGCTTGGCAAGATTCTGGATAAGCTTAAGAAGCTTGAGATTCCTGTACGTGAATCTTTGAAGAGTGTTTTTGATAGAGAGACGATTGAGGAATGGGTTCAAGTGCATCTGATTCAGAGAATTGATGATTTACAGGATAAGTACAACAAGGCAGACATGCTGCTACAAAAGAAAGTGTGGAATAAACGACCCTCAGCAGCTGGAACTTCGCTGAAGCCAGTGATGAAAGATATCTCTCAGGGTTATAGGGAGCAGCAGcgacaacagcagcagcagcagcagcagcaacaacaacagcagcagcagggACGTTTTGGCAATAATGTGGTTTTTAGGCAGGGTCAGTCAAAGGTTAATGGTCAGGTGGGCAACCAGAATGGATACCAGCGACAGTCACAAGACCAAAGGATTATTAAGACACAGAATAATGTTGGAAACACCCAGAATTTCCCTGAACGGAATGGACTACCAAACAATCCATTTGGGGCACAACAAACGTTCGGCCAGCGCTCTCAAACCAGTAACTTGAATAATCCTTTGGGCATTACAAACCAAAATCAGAAACCTTTTGGACAGAATGCTTTTCGTCAAAGTAATTTCCCAGCTCAGAAACAGAATGTTGGAACAGATGAAAAGAGGCAGTTCAATAATGGAGACAAACCCAGACATCTGATGGGAAATAATACGTTCCAGACATACAAGGCTGGCGGCTCTCCAAAGGGACCACCTGCTGCTTTACCTGGAAACAACAAACCCCTGGATAGCATCTACCTTCAGAGAGCTAAGGGCTTCCAAAATGGAGGAGGTGACCCTTTGAAAAGAGGTGATGAAGTCAGAGGGCAGCGAGGTGATGCAGTTAGAGGGCAGCAACAGTTTGAGAAAAAGGACAATCAGATGACTGGACTAAGGAAAGAAGAACTTTATGATGCAAAGAGAAAAAATGCTCTTAGCGGGAGTAAGTCTATGCAAGGAGAAAGCAAGCTGACTGACAATAAAAGACCACTGTTTAGGGTGGTTGAGGGGAA
- the LOC137265214 gene encoding DNA cross-link repair 1A protein-like: MKRSKTAKEMKEEDDLWDFKSLKRSKKVPTKKNNAKSAESRPRRDTVSKVAAYRQTSQIDNSDTDDSDCLIVSSYGHEVKESRKRAFLTSSGPNEHLSKSSLAVQMQLGVDESDSSQTLQAIKSPLSKKSTKVKTKRAAVSNTKSKVKTGDVKKVGKKTTSRKDQMKTDKMSETSGGYCPFCQVPFSALLHLSPNAHTMECMDLPFLSDAKECKDGVCCLSCIPSHYRKYTHILLAESRATTPKGTSTAQSTELPPVTLKQDLSGSEDVKLHISSMQDTPKSTSSEKSAVSTSSLSKVTSTSTSQAYSESDGHGSDEVTENVNQSVGESSNGNRPRKHISVPEKSVTLSTVAGADEAGGFIAAPDSDEEVLKELPDLLAGSEDEEDGGNIDEDTDEIDCNQKGQSEIDKNQNETDKNETYNNSSYDDCDARVGDNTVICDSIKINDNEKLSLNNVTEDKLTSGPNLTSGKEPVPSLARKQTSIFNFFSRPSIKCNNAETTKNNQADPNCDIQELRNGLARIASVPLLGNARPLNGFDLKRSKTLGAGFSAEEKPAFGKGGGRSCPFYKRMPGTTLTVDAFRYGVIPGCKAYLLTHFHYDHYGGLTKHFKQHLYCSKVTGNLVRTKIKVDPQYIHTLPLNKPCDVEGVELTLMEANHCPGAVIILFRLKSGQTYLHTGDFRADPAMELYPPLIGTKIHQLYLDTTYCDPIYTFPSQSEVIKFAVSLVKKHVEACPNSLIVCGTYTIGKERVFSAIADALQSKVCVKRDKKVIIECLEDPHLQKMVTLDPKEARVHVLPMGKLKPNDLSIYLSEQAKFNSILALEPTGWSHSNRVVSLDQIKPKYSRNGITIYGIPYSEHSSYLEMKRFTQFIRPDRILATVNNTNPESRQKMNRLFMTWLSEVKKNDSGKKEPVPTEKQSSLSSWLK, from the exons ATGAAACGAAGTAAAACCGCTAAGGAAATGAAGGAAGAAGACGATTTGTGGGATTTTAAGTCGTTAAAGCGTTCAAAGAAGGTACCAACCAAGAAAAACAATGCTAAATCAGCAGAATCGAGACCCAGACGTGATACTGTATCAAAAGTTGCTGCATATCGCCAAACATCTCAAATTGATAACAGTGACACCGATGACAGTGACTGTTTGATTGTCAGTTCATATGGTCACGAAGTGAAGGAAAGTAGGAAAAGGGCATTTTTGACATCCAGTGGACCAAATGAACACCTAAGTAAATCTTCTTTGGCAGTACAGATGCAGCTTGGTGTAGATGAAAGTGATTCAAGCCAGACATTACAAGCAATAAAATCTCCATTATCTAAAAAATCTACAAAGGTGAAAACGAAACGTGCGGCAGTAAGTAACACCAAAAGTAAAGTTAAAACAGGAGATGTGAAGAAAGTTGGAAAGAAAACCACAAGCAGGAAAGATCAGATGAAGACTGACAAGATGAGTGAAACCTCAGGGGGATACTGTCCATTTTGTCAAGTTCCATTTTCAGCACTGCTCCATTTATCACCAAATGCTCATACCATGGAATGTATGGATTTACCGTTTTTGTCTGATGCTAAAG AGTGCAAGGATGGCGTGTGCTGTTTGAGTTGCATCCCATCACACTACAGAAAGTACACTCATATACTCCTGGCAGAATCAAGGGCCACAACTCCCAAAGGAACGTCAACAG CACAAAGTACGGAGCTTCCACCTGTAACTCTCAAGCAAGACCTGAGTGGCAGTGAAGATGTTAAGCTCCACATATCCAGTATGCAAGACACACCAAAATCTACCTCATCCGAGAAGAGTGCTGTCTCAACCTCATCTTTGTCCAAAGTGACCTCAACATCTACCTCACAAGCCTATTCTGAAAGTGATGGCCATGGGAGTGATGAGGTCACAGAGAATGTGAACCAAAGTGTTGGAGAATCGAGTAATGGGAACAGACCCAGGAAACACATCTCTGTCCCCGAGAAAAGTGTTACATTAAGTACTGTGGCTGGTGCTGATGAAGCTGGTGGATTCATCGCGGCACCTGACAGCGATGAAGAGGTGCTTAAAGAGTTACCAGACTTGTTAGCAGGATCAGAAGATGAGGAGGATGGGGGCAATATTGATGAGGATACTGATGAAATTGATTGCAATCAGAAGGGGCAATCTGAAATTGACAAGAATCAGaatgaaactgacaagaatgaAACTTACAACAATTCAAGttatgatgactgtgatgcAAGGGTTGGAGATAACACTGTAATATGTGATAGTATTAAAATAAACGACAATGAAAAGTTGAGCCTTAACAATGTTACAGAAGACAAACTGACCAGTGGCCCAAACTTGACCTCAGGAAAAGAACCAGTGCCTTCTCTAGCAAGAAAACAGACGTcaatatttaattttttcagCCGACCAAGCATTAAATGTAACAATgctgaaacaacaaaaaacaaccaagCTGATCCTAACTGTGATATTCAAGAATTAAGGAATGGCTTGGCAAGAATTGCTTCAGTCCCTCTGCTAGGTAACGCGAGGCCTTTGAATGGGTTTGATTTAAAAAGATCAAAGACTCTGGGTGCTGGATTTTCTGCTGAGGAGAAGCCTGCCTTTGGCAAAGGAGGAGGGAGAAGTTGCCCGTTTTACAAGAGAATGCCAG GCACGACGCTGACAGTGGATGCCTTCAGGTATGGTGTGATCCCAGGCTGCAAGGCGTACTTGCTGACCCACTTTCACTACGACCACTATGGGGGCCTCACCAAGCACTTCAAGCAACATCTGTACTGTAGCAAG GTGACCGGCAACTTGGTTCGAACAAAGATCAAAGTGGATCCACAGTACATTCACACTCTACCCCTTAACAAGCCATGTGATGTGGAGGGGGTGGAGCTGACTCTGATGGAAGCCAATCA CTGTCCGGGTGCAGTCATCATCTTGTTTCGTCTCAAGTCTGGACAGACGTACCTTCACACTGGAGACTTCCGAGCTGACCCCGCTATGGAGCTGTACCCACCATTGATCGGCACCAAGATCCATCAGCTGTACCTAGACACCAC GTATTGTGATCCCATCTACACATTCCCATCTCAGTCAGAAGTGATCAAGTTTGCTGTGTCTCTAGTGAAGAAGCACGTTGAGGCTTGTCCAAACTCTCTGATTGTGTGTGGGACATATACAATCGGGAAAGAGAGAGTGTTTTCAG CAATCGCTGATGCCTTACAGAGCAAAGTTTGTGTGAAGAGAGACAAGAAAGTCATCATCGAATGTCTTGAGGACCCACATCTGCAGAAGATGGTCACTCTTGACCCCAAAGAAGCTAGGGTTCATGTTCTGCCCATGGGAAAACTAAAACCCAAT GATCTCAGCATCTACCTGAGTGAGCAGGCCAAGTTCAACAGTATCCTTGCCTTGGAACCTACTGGTTGGTCTCACAGtaacagagttgtctcccttgaccAGATTAAGCCCAAGTACAGCAGGAATGGCATTACCATATATG GTATTCCATACAGCGAACACAGCAGCTATCTGGAGATGAAACGCTTCACCCAGTTCATCCGCCCAGACAGAATACTGGCCACTGTAAACAACACTAACCCGGAGAGTCGCCAGAAGATGAACAGGCTGTTCATGACTTGGTTGTCGGAAGTGAAGAAAAATGATTCAGGAAAGAAGGAACCAGTACCCACAGAAAAACAGTCATCCCTCTCTTCCTGGTTGAAATAA